Proteins encoded in a region of the Bacillota bacterium genome:
- a CDS encoding prepilin peptidase: protein MPAAAPPPQGVPTPVWALALLAALVGLAAGSFLNTVIDRWIRGESLLRPPSHCESCGRRLEPWELVPLASWLALRGRCRSCGAAIGWQAPAVEAGTALLFAAVTATGRGWAETLLGLGLVALLVVATGVDLRVRLIPDAANGLAAGWALAIGFLARGGGFWPHLAAAAGAGLLFALIGRLSGGGLGGGDVKLAAVLGLFLGPAPAALAFFAAAVLGGGVAGFLLVTGRRSRRDELPFGPFLAAGALVAWFWAGPLIGLYLRWSGLGG, encoded by the coding sequence ATGCCGGCGGCGGCACCGCCGCCGCAGGGGGTACCGACGCCCGTCTGGGCGCTGGCGCTCCTGGCGGCGCTGGTCGGGCTCGCGGCAGGAAGCTTCCTCAACACGGTGATCGACCGCTGGATCCGGGGCGAGTCGCTCCTCCGCCCGCCCTCGCACTGCGAGAGCTGCGGGCGGAGGCTGGAGCCCTGGGAGCTGGTGCCGCTGGCCAGCTGGCTCGCGCTGCGCGGGCGCTGCCGGAGCTGCGGCGCCGCCATCGGCTGGCAGGCGCCGGCGGTCGAGGCGGGGACGGCGCTCCTCTTCGCCGCCGTGACGGCGACGGGGCGGGGGTGGGCGGAGACGCTCCTGGGGCTCGGGCTGGTCGCGCTCCTGGTGGTGGCGACGGGCGTGGATCTCCGCGTCCGCCTGATCCCCGACGCGGCCAACGGGCTGGCGGCGGGATGGGCCCTGGCGATCGGCTTCCTGGCCCGGGGCGGCGGCTTCTGGCCGCACCTGGCGGCGGCGGCCGGCGCCGGCCTTCTCTTCGCCCTCATCGGGCGCCTCAGCGGCGGCGGCCTCGGCGGCGGCGACGTCAAGCTGGCGGCGGTGCTGGGGCTCTTTCTGGGACCGGCGCCGGCGGCGCTGGCGTTCTTTGCCGCGGCCGTCCTGGGCGGGGGCGTGGCAGGCTTCCTCCTTGTGACAGGGAGGCGCTCCCGGCGCGACGAACTCCCGTTCGGTCCCTTTCTGGCCGCCGGTGCGCTGGTGGCCTGGTTCTGGGCGGGGCCGCTGATCGGGCTCTACCTGCGCTGGAGCGGCCTGGGCGGCTGA